The sequence CCGGGCTCCAGAGACAGCGGTTCGCGATCGGGTACGCCGATCCAGATTGCCTTCCCTCGAGGTCGTATGGCGCGTATTGCTTGTTCGTATGTCACATTCACCCCAATTGCTTCAATCGCATAATCAGCACCTAACCCATCTGTCAGGGATTGGATCTCTGGGATGGGATCGAGGTTGCTAGCGTTGATGGTATGGGTCGCGCCAAGCTGCCGTGCCATTTCCAACTTAGCATCCAGCAGATCTACCGCGATAACCTTCTCGGCACCCGCGACAGCCGCACCTTGAATGGCGTTCAAACCAATGCCACCCGTCCCGAATACCACGACGCTGCTCCCCGGACGCACCTGAGCCGTATTGGTTGCAGCACAAAATCCTGTCGTGACGCTACAACCGATCAGCGCAGCTTTGTCTAATGGAATCTCTTTGTCAATCGGTATAGCGGACTCTTGGGGAATTACGGTATATTCCGCAAAGGACGCGACCCACGCATAATGGTGGATCGGCTTTCCGTTCTTTTTGTAGCGTGTTGTGCCATCAAAGAGGCAGCCACGTTCGCTTTGTCTCGCTTTCAGGCATAGGTTGGGATAGCCTTGCGTACAGTAGATACAATATCCACAAGAGGGCACCCATGACAGAATCACATGGTCGCCCGGCTTCACCAAAGTGACACCCTCTCCGACCTCCTCGACAACCCCTGCCCCCTCATCTCCTAACACTACTGGAAGCGGATAGCTGATCTTGCCTGTAACCGCATGGTAACAACTGTGACAAACACCCGTTGCGGCGA comes from Candidatus Poribacteria bacterium and encodes:
- a CDS encoding Zn-dependent alcohol dehydrogenase, translated to MKAAVLYELNQPVVVEDIEMESPKQGEVVVKVAATGVCHSCYHAVTGKISYPLPVVLGDEGAGVVEEVGEGVTLVKPGDHVILSWVPSCGYCIYCTQGYPNLCLKARQSERGCLFDGTTRYKKNGKPIHHYAWVASFAEYTVIPQESAIPIDKEIPLDKAALIGCSVTTGFCAATNTAQVRPGSSVVVFGTGGIGLNAIQGAAVAGAEKVIAVDLLDAKLEMARQLGATHTINASNLDPIPEIQSLTDGLGADYAIEAIGVNVTYEQAIRAIRPRGKAIWIGVPDREPLSLEPGILGGEKMVMTSTYGSARPRDDMPRLLALYRAGVLKLDELISRTYQLEEINEAFDDLLNVARGVIQF